The genomic window ctagggttagggttagagctagggtttgggttagagctagggatagagctagggctagggttagagttaggattagatctagggttaggctttaatgatagggttagagctagggttagggttagagctagggttagagctaggattagggttagagctagggttagggttagagctagggttagcgctaggttagggttagagctagagttagggttagagctagggttagggttagagctaaatttggggttagggttagagctagggttagggttagacctagggttagggttggagctagggttagggctagggttagggtttaatgctagggttagagctagggttagagctagggatagggttagagctagggttagcgctagggttagggttagagctagtgttagggtaacccaagctctaaccctagctccaaccctaaccctaggtttaaccctaaccctaggtctaaccctaaccccaaccctagctctaaccctaaccctagctctaaccctaaccataaacttaggtgtaaccctaaccctagctctaaccctagctctaagcctaaacctaaccctaaccgtagctctaaccctaacccaagctctatccctaacactaaccttagctccaaccctaagtctaaccctagctctaactctaaccctatctttaaccctaaccctagctctaaccctaaccctagctctaaccccaaccctagttctaaccctaaccctagctctaaccctaaccctagctctaagcctaaccctaaccatagctctaaccctaacccaagctctatccctaacactaaccttagctccaaccctaagtctaaccctagctctaactctaaccctatctttaaccctaaccctagctctaaccctaaccctagctctaaccctaaccccaaccctagttctaaccctaaccctagctctaaccctaaccctagctctaaccctaccctaaccctaaccccaaccctagctctaaccctaaccctagctctaaccgtaaccatagccctagctctaaccctaactctaaccctaactctaatcctagctctaaccctaaccttagctctaaccctaaccctagctctaaccctagccctaaccctaacccaagctctaaccctagctttaaccctaaacctaaccctaactctaaccctagctctaatcctaaccctagctctaaccctaactctagcattaaaccttaaccctagctctaatcctagccctaaccctaaccctaaccctagctctaaccctagctctaaccctaaccctagctctaaccctagctctaaccctagccctaaccctagctctaaccctaaccctagctctaaccctagctctaaccctaaccctagctctaagcctaaccctaaccatagctctaaccctaacccaagctctatccctaacactaaccttagctccaaccctaagtctaaccctagctctaactctaaccctatctttaaccctaaccctagctctaaccctaaccctagctctaaccctaaccccaaccctagttctaaccctagctctaaccctaaccctagctctaaccctaccctaaccctagctctaaccctaaccctagctctaaccctaaccatagccctagctctaaccctaactctaaccctaactctaatcctagctctaaccctaaccttagctctaaccctagctctaaccctagccctaaccctaacccaagctctaaccctagctttaaccctaaacctaaccctaactctaaccctagctctaatcctaaccctagctctaaccctaactctagcattaaaccttaaccctagctctaatcctagccctaaccctaaccctagctctaaccctagctctaaccctaaccctagctctaaccctagccctaaccctagctctaaccctaaccctagctctaaccctagctctaaccctaaccctagctctaaccctagctctaacccaaaccctagctctaaccctaaccctatctcttaccctaaccccagctctaaacctagccctaaccctagctctaaccctaaccctagctctaaccctaaccctagctctaaccctagttctaaccctaactctaacactagctctaaccctaactctaaccctaacactagccctaaccctagctctaaccctaaccctagctctaaccttaacccaagctctaaccctaactctaaccctagctctaaccctaacactagctctaaccctaactttaaacctaaccctacctctaaggaAGTGTATAGTTATATGGTTACATGagtaactgtgttgcaaattttctatgataaaattattttggtcccactgagattcgaacccgggtcgctggggtgaaagcccagagcactaatcactaccctatggaagccttactctcagtgcatggaacatgtatggttttatggagcagctcacaagcgactagatcagtgaagaatctacagcagatgtcatcacaacacgttgtgtacacgaacacctagcaaagtacaatttaaaatgacactttcgaagtacccaaagttaaacttacaaaaataaaacccataacaaataaaacttacacaagaagagccctaacgtggcacttgacagctgtcagtgtcaaatgcaaaatgtaaacaaggaccatgtgaaagttaggtcaatgcaatctccggttagaatatgttattttgtaggtattaacaagtagaatagttttaaattagtcacaattatttaggcagataattatgggatattttggtacactacacgaggtaaaaaataaataaataaataaataagaaagtgtagcgaacgatttggtgaacgattgttttgaacaaatattttgagtgaaccgattctaaagattcagttcacttgagaactggaatgcacatcactagtacaaaacagtggaaGCAATTGTAGACTGCTGGTCGAAGtatccgactggttagtgacttgaGCTCTTGCTGGGTAAGAACTTgattcgatcccaggtgtgagaaaTTACCTTGATGTtcctttgttgtgcaattaaccctttatttatttattcttttttttaaaccttgtgGAGTGTGCCTAttgaaggtgtacctacacatattgtcatataaagcagttaaccaaatgtctgatttttatgttttaattggcgaatataaaaacaaggaataagacgccagacaagttttaacataaatgtttattaaaaataataatattaaaagcaaatttcaaaccaggaatctaatgtgaaattgcagtagatatattggataacaatatttaggcgtatataggtatgcacgttatttaaaaacgactataagtgttatactacgatacaagtgtttaccagctcagtggcctaagaggagagtgtccgccctgagattgggaggttgtgggttcaaacccctgccgagtcataccagtgactataacaatggtacccatttcttccctgcttggcactcagtgtaaggggttgaaatggggcccccccctgctgctcacgatcattgggacttttggcactcagtgtaagcctTACCTAATGCAAGTGTGGCATACTTACAGTTGAGCGCAAGCAAGGACGGGATGCCCTTGCAGTCCGACACGCCGGTGGAATCAGAAACACAATCCTTCCACAAGTTGGAGAAATAGTTAGAGGTGGTCAAGACAATGCTGCCCACCTCAGACCAGGTCCAGATCTCTGTGGGCATGGTGGAGCACACCAGGATCCATCCTGAAACGCACGTCACAAAGCAGCCGATCTCCATGTACATCACCACTGTCCTGTAACCCATCTTTGCTTTGAAATGAACAATTAGAGGAAGACTTGTTGGTCGGAGTGCGGTGTGTCAGTGTGTGCTCTcgtaatgatgatgatgtcgagtctgtttgtgtgtgcttcACCTCTTGTCATGCCTCTCCTGTGTTTAATGAGGGTCACTGTGATGTGTTTGTTGTTCGTAGGAAATCAGCATGGCTTACCAGCATGGGTCCAATTTGGGGTGTTGATTTCTTGTCAGTCCTGTCAGAAAACgagctgataaaaaaaaatcattgaggTAAAACGATCTGTTTAATTGCATAAAGAGTTTGTTGACAATTTTTAAATATTCTTTTTTATCACTTCTATGTATGGCCAGTGAAGGGTAAACAAgaataattgtttttattacagTGTTAGATCATTTCACCAACAgcataaaataattaataacataactaaaaataattaaaaatagtaATACTTTTTTATATCACTTTTATGTATGGCCGGTGAAGGGCAAACAAGAATAATTGTTTTTTACAATGTTAGATCATTTCACCAACAGCATAAAATAATCAATAATAACAtaactaaaaataattaaaaagaaaaataacaacaactTAATTGCAACAATGAACTTCAATCAAgaaatttttatatattatgtactttttatatatttatatatatttcataATCTCTTTAAAGATATTTATTTCTCCCAACATGAACAATTTTCCCCGCATAATATGACTTGTTGTCTTTCAATGTGACCTGAAAAATTCATACACAATAAATCCATTTACAGACATTACACAAAGGCATCCCTTTCAGAAAACCTCTCTGGTATTGTTGCAGAGAGTTTGGCTATTTTGGAGCCGCTGGATCTCCTCGAGCCGTAGTAAGTTCCATAGAGCCTGTTGGGTCTGGAATAGCCGGTGTACATGCTTCTTCCTCGCGTGCGAGGGTCCATGTATGTGCCCCCACCGTAGGTATAGACCACTTGACTGTACAGGGAACAAACATTCATCAAGAAATGTGATCGTTCTGATTACagactttttttaaacaagtgaAAAAAAGTCACTTTGGCCTACCTTTTAGATAGGAGTACTCTTAACACAGTGGCTGCATAAAAGAGAGCTCCTAAAAGGATCAAAAAACTTCCGACCAATCCGAGAAATATGGGCGGGCCTAAGTCGTACCTATCAGTTCGGAAAGAGACATAACGGAAACCAATTATTTGGTGATTTTTGGAGGATTTGTCCACAGTacctaaaaaaaatgaattaatttaATACATGTTTTTCATTGGACATTTCTAACACAAAAGATAAAAATTGTACCGTAAGAGTCCAGGTGCTAAGttgacagcaaaggtgttcctaGCAACTCTGTTGATGTATAAGCAGTAGGCCGCAATATCGGACACTCCTGCGTGCAGAGCAACACGTGTGGGCACAACATTGGTAGGAACACAAGTGAGACACGTATGTTTTACTCACCACCCGCAAAGTGAAAGACCGCACCGGCGAAAAGCATCTTGTCCTTACTCAGCTCGTCTCCGCCAAGGTAGGTGCACTCCATACCCAGGAAGCACAAGATGGCGGCGAAGAAGCCCAAAGTCAGGCCGCACATCAGCAAGCCTCGCACCCCCTGGACGTACGCTTAAGGAtaccagaaaaacaaaaaacaaatgaaaacttATTTGCTTAATAGTACCAATGAGCACAGTCTTACGTGTGACACTCCAGAGCACAGGGAAGTCTCTACAGTTGGTGACGGCCGTGGAGTCGGTGAAGCAGTCCTTCCACAAGTTGGACCAGTACCAGGCTACCTTGATGATGAACGAGCCGCCTTGGCCGCCGATCTGGCTGATCCTCCAGAAGTCCATAGCCACGGTACACAGCACAAAGAGCCAGCCCAGCGTGGAAATCAGGAAGCCGAACACTTGGATCAGACGTTTACGCATTTTCAAAAGTCCACACAGATGAGTTGAAGAGCTTTTTTTGGTTGCTgatttgtgaagtgtgtgtaaagtgggagcatgtgtgtgtgtttgtgcggtgTGTCATCAGTGTTGATAAGGGCGTCTTACTGATGGAAGGCTATTTACTGTAAATATTCCAGAGTGTGCCATGATGCCGTCTCACTTCGACATGTACATGCTATGCTGACAGAATGACacaaagaagaagcaaaaaagcACAACACCACAATACACAATACGCTCAACTTTCAACATTTATTCACAAAGTGCTTTTGTTATATCAAAATGCCATAGTACAAAACATTAATGGTCACACGCACAGTATGTAGTCAGTTTAAAGCAAAATGTCAGATAAATAGAAATTATATTTCCCTTAGAATTAGAGTGTGAATAAATTCGCTTCAAAACATTGGTTGAACATTATCACGTCAGAGCTGTTAGCTATCGTGTAAacgtgccctctagtggccctGACTGGTAAAGCAACAGACATCAGCGcaacatatttttatttattcaccaTAAGACTCAGCATTATTTCAGTGTTTTCTGGTGGTTAGTGTTTTTATGTTCTTAATTTATTGTTTTGACTGCCTTAATGTCTaattttactgtttttttttaatctggagaaagaaaatatttagTTTGTTGTTTGAGTGAAGATAAAAGTCAATTTTGTTTAgtttgaagtaaaaaaaatatatacatacatgctAATTCTGCTGCACAGGCTACAAAAACGTACCAAAAAcacctaaaaaataaaatgaacaatCACAAATGTTGGAATTATCCGAATGagatttttgttaaaaaaaacactttttagtattttgggggggaaatgtaACATTCGGGGataattgtggaaaaaaaaaacttgattaaCTGTAATTTCCCCACTAAATAATTTTTTGCTGTAGTGTTTGAAAACTGCAAAGAACTTCGACACACCTATTTTTCATTGGATCGCAATGACCTTTCATTATGACTGTAGTAATAAATTCACCTAGTGCTCAACAAAAACCTTTCCTCCGGTGCAATGTTATCTTTTCTTCCACACTATCTTACCCACCACGCGGCGTCTCTTAATATTCACATCATTTACACGTATACGTTCTTATCGAAGTTAGGAGCCCTGGAGGAGCTGCTGTATTCAGGAGGTGGCCTCTGGCTCACAGACGGCCCTCTTCCTCTTTGGTAGGAGGAGATATGCGACTGTGAGGCAGCGCCTTTGTAGACATAATTTGTTTGGCTGCgggtgcacaaacacacataacGCTGATTTACCATCCACAAGCCATCTTATGCGATCCAGTACAGGAAATTATGCATTGTATTAGTTTCTGCAGGTGTACCTATTAAAATTTCCTTAGGTAACTTGTTCATACTGACCTTTTCTTACAGTCTGCCACCGAGAAGCATAGCACACATCCGCCAAGAATACAGAGCACGGAACCTGCCCAGCCAATGAAGAGTGCTGCTCCCAGTTCATACCTAAAATGGATTAAAAAGTAGCTTTTAAACCAGGTGACCCGTTCGAAATTATTTCAACActataaaaaatatttcttaCTTTTGTGCAACATACAATGGGTTGAAAAATTCCGATGTTATGCGATGTGCATAGAGGGAACAACCGGAGAGTGAGCACAGACCTGAGGAAGAACGTGGTGGACAGTCACGAAATTAAGTCAAACTCTTCAGAATCACAATTTCATctcccacattttttttttttttacagaaagaAACATACATGCTTTTGTTATTAAATCaattaatgaataaatgaaaattttggtaaacacaaaaaatgtaaaaataaaaaataaaataataataaaaataataataaaaaataataaaacaaaaacatataaTAATAGTAATGTAATGCATTGCATTTACATAGCACttataacaaaataaataaaaatggcttGCATGTTTCAAGATGGCCTCTTACTGTTACGAGAGGAGGGTATGATGGCGACCTTTCTTACCGCTGAGGATAAAGCTGACACCGGCGAAGCAGGCGATCCTCGCTTTGCTCTTGTCACTTCCTCCAATTTTGGTACACTTCATTCCCACCAGGGCGAAGACGGTACCAAAAAAGCCCAGACACACCGCTGCAATCATCAGCCCTCTGCAAGCTTGGATGTAACCTGCGCAAACATAAACAATCAGCCACAGATCAGCAACTTCCCGACCTTTTGACAAATACGCACATTAAGTATGCAGCGGAATTAGTCACAAGATTTTATTCAGAGGCAAATATTAGCTCAGAACTAGTCAGCCGTGGTCGAAAGTGCCTAAGGCCCCGTTTCAATCTCCTTGATAGGCTCAAAGGATCAGTCAACTGGGGCTAAACATTGACACATTTTACAGTAAATGGTGTTGATCGCAGTGCTGATGGAAATCTGGATCTTCCGTTTGCGCTTTTCAAAGTGAGGAAATTGGGAAATAAGAAAACTCAGAGAGGGCAAAAGCGCGCCTGACCATCCAGCGCCAGCATGGAGGGAAAATCTTTGCAGTTGGACACCCCGGTGGAATCGGTGACGCATGTCTTCCACAAGTTGGCCCAGTAAGTTGCCGTGGTGATGACCGTCCCATCCAGCGAGGACACCTTCCAGTAGTCTGTCGGCAGGGTGGACGACACGAGAACCCATCCCGAGGTGGCCAGCGCAAAGGCCAGAATCTCCTGATACATGCTGCTCCGAATGACTCTGCGCCGACTCCGTCGATTGCGATTGATTAATGGTTCCCAGGCGCTTGGAAAAGTTGCCAGGATGTGCAACGCTAAGTTGGTTAATATGTCATAGATTTTTCTATTTTGCCACAGGGAATTTGGACCTGAACTTCAACATGAGGCTTTGTCATGTGGTCCTCCGAGCCATTCCCAACGTTTCACGCATATGGACGATGTAGTTTAGGATTAAAAGAAGAGGCTTTGGATGTTCAGACTGACTAATAAGTAACCACTGAGAATCTTGTGTTGCAAATTAGACTGTTTACGTAATTTTTAGAACCGTTACAAATTAGTCAAGCTTTAGTAAAGATTTGTACTCAGAACCTCTCAACGGCAAGGGCGACATGCTAATCACCTAGCTGCTTTTATACGATTATTCCTTTTGAGTTGATATTACTAAAACTTGAATATTTTCTGTCTTACATTATACAGTATAATCTGGAGTGGATTTGTCAAGCTCAAACCCAAACATATGGTGGAAGGACGCATGAATGTGTCACCAGCTTCCTTTTGCTGATGTTTAAATACACAACTGTTCTCACAACAGTGCTTGAATAATTCATTGACAGCATGTCCTCTAACGCTTAACAAGCTTTTGTGCAAACAAAGATTTACATTCAATAGTGGGTAGGcagactcatcatcatcatccattcAACTAAAGATCGGTGTGATAAAAATCACACTTAAATTCTAGTGAACAAAATGTATTCTGATGAGATCTCACTCAACTCCGGTAAAGAATGATgcaaaaagaatatttttcaataCATTTTACATACACTTTAATTGTGTTAAGAACTTATCTGCAGTTTATCCACCACATAATTATGTTTCAATTATAgtcctaaaaataaataattacttCTTCCTATTAGTGGACAAAACTACAATAAATTCAGTTGGTATTTTCTCACTATAAATTCTGATTTCTGTAAACCACAGATTGAAAAATAATCATTGGAATACGTTGAGTGCTTTTAGACTAATCTAAATCCAGAAAAGACAAAAGAACAGAGAACAAGTAAGATTAACAGTaactaaataataatatatggggggaaaaatacaagcaaaagaaaaaaacaggcaGAGTAAAATAATTGTATTTAAATATTGGCTTGTTATTGACAG from Syngnathus scovelli strain Florida chromosome 8, RoL_Ssco_1.2, whole genome shotgun sequence includes these protein-coding regions:
- the LOC125973972 gene encoding claudin-10-like isoform X1; this translates as MSGLQILAFISGLGGLGATIGATVSNEWKVTSRASSVITATWVLQGLWNNCAGNALGALHCRPHHTILNLDGYIQACRGLMIAAVCLGFFGTVFALVGMKCTKIGGSDKSKARIACFAGVSFILSGLCSLSGCSLYAHRITSEFFNPLYVAQKYELGAALFIGWAGSVLCILGGCVLCFSVADCKKSQTNYVYKGAASQSHISSYQRGRGPSVSQRPPPEYSSSSRAPNFDKNVYV
- the cldn10l2 gene encoding claudin 10-like 2, yielding MRKRLIQVFGFLISTLGWLFVLCTVAMDFWRISQIGGQGGSFIIKVAWYWSNLWKDCFTDSTAVTNCRDFPVLWSVTPYVQGVRGLLMCGLTLGFFAAILCFLGMECTYLGGDELSKDKMLFAGAVFHFAGGVSDIAAYCLYINRVARNTFAVNLAPGLLRYDLGPPIFLGLVGSFLILLGALFYAATVLRVLLSKSQVVYTYGGGTYMDPRTRGRSMYTGYSRPNRLYGTYYGSRRSSGSKIAKLSATIPERFSERDAFV
- the LOC125973972 gene encoding claudin-10-like isoform X2 translates to MYQEILAFALATSGWVLVSSTLPTDYWKVSSLDGTVITTATYWANLWKTCVTDSTGVSNCKDFPSMLALDGYIQACRGLMIAAVCLGFFGTVFALVGMKCTKIGGSDKSKARIACFAGVSFILSGLCSLSGCSLYAHRITSEFFNPLYVAQKYELGAALFIGWAGSVLCILGGCVLCFSVADCKKSQTNYVYKGAASQSHISSYQRGRGPSVSQRPPPEYSSSSRAPNFDKNVYV